In Fibrobacter sp. UWB2, the following are encoded in one genomic region:
- a CDS encoding M48 family metallopeptidase, translating to MRMQVSGITVAVTKKDIKNIHLSVMPPDGAVRISAPLNLSDESIKIFVRTKVAWIKRQQEKFANQARLSEREYVSGESIFIFGRQYYLRVEHDRINGFVIDGQNVVLTVREASTAQQRENYVNEKLREMLVAEIEKRLPAWEKKTHLKCNGWQTKIMQNKWGSCNPVGKLWFNLHLAHTPIRCLDYVILHELLHLKVRHHNKDYIALLDKYMPFWQEVRKELNDFVLMPMK from the coding sequence ATGCGGATGCAAGTGTCGGGCATTACAGTTGCCGTTACAAAAAAAGATATCAAGAACATTCACCTCTCGGTGATGCCGCCCGATGGCGCTGTGCGAATTTCTGCACCGCTGAACCTTTCTGACGAATCCATCAAGATTTTTGTGCGCACCAAGGTTGCCTGGATTAAGCGCCAACAAGAAAAATTTGCAAATCAGGCGCGCTTGAGCGAACGTGAATATGTTTCCGGTGAATCCATATTTATTTTTGGACGCCAGTATTATTTGCGTGTAGAACATGACCGCATAAATGGATTTGTAATAGACGGGCAAAATGTGGTTCTGACTGTTCGCGAAGCAAGTACCGCACAACAGCGCGAAAACTACGTGAACGAAAAACTCCGTGAAATGCTTGTCGCCGAAATTGAAAAACGCTTGCCCGCATGGGAAAAGAAAACGCACCTAAAGTGCAACGGCTGGCAGACAAAAATTATGCAAAACAAATGGGGCAGTTGCAACCCTGTAGGGAAACTCTGGTTTAATTTGCATTTGGCGCATACGCCCATCCGCTGTCTGGATTACGTGATACTGCACGAACTCCTGCACCTGAAAGTTCGCCACCACAACAAAGACTACATCGCGCTGCTCGACAAGTACATGCCCTTCTGGCAAGAAGTCCGCAAGGAACTCAATGATTTCGTGCTCATGCCAATGAAATAG
- a CDS encoding nuclease-related domain-containing protein produces the protein MITFIVILGAIVFCMWFFQNQIVGHIGEKHTANRIRAISKGTVFRDVYVEGSHGVQQIDIIAVTEKGILVVEKKTYIGLIVGSAYDKQWTVIAGWGKKKYSMKNPHHQNYGHIMALREKFPALKDKFIDLVIFGNNAKLGDRIPEGTICDRDFKKFYKNLSTRMNTQEIESAARNIAALNSDRARLKAMHKQKIRGKRKGL, from the coding sequence ATGATAACGTTTATAGTCATTCTCGGTGCAATCGTCTTTTGCATGTGGTTCTTCCAGAACCAGATTGTCGGGCACATCGGCGAGAAACACACGGCAAACAGAATCCGCGCCATCAGCAAGGGCACAGTCTTCAGGGATGTCTATGTGGAAGGGAGCCATGGCGTACAGCAAATCGACATTATCGCCGTGACCGAGAAAGGCATCCTCGTCGTAGAAAAAAAGACATACATCGGGCTGATTGTCGGCAGCGCCTACGACAAGCAATGGACGGTAATCGCGGGCTGGGGCAAAAAGAAGTACTCGATGAAGAATCCGCACCACCAGAATTACGGGCATATCATGGCCTTACGTGAAAAGTTCCCGGCACTCAAGGACAAGTTCATCGACCTCGTGATATTCGGGAACAACGCGAAACTCGGCGACAGAATCCCCGAAGGCACCATCTGCGACAGGGATTTCAAGAAGTTCTACAAAAACCTGTCGACACGAATGAACACCCAGGAAATCGAAAGCGCCGCCCGAAACATTGCCGCCCTTAACAGCGACAGGGCAAGGCTCAAGGCGATGCACAAGCAGAAAATACGAGGAAAGAGGAAAGGCTTATGA
- a CDS encoding type I restriction endonuclease subunit R: MAEPNINIPERKTQAKVIKFFKDELHYDYLGNLCEVANKNIRDDDLFAFLVGQQHYSETVARKAIANLQHAAGDLQQGLYSANKTVYSLLKYSHPVSDADGENISVYYIDFENPANNHFAIAEEVTVSSSFGSKRPDLVVYINGIAVAVIELKKSSVSVADGIRQNLTNQKQEFIESFFTTIQYCLAANESEGVRYGTIATPEKKYLTWKQEAFRERLQELDDNDLIIDDKSSSFDGVLFESLYSLFNKVRFLDLIHNFIIFDNGVKKVCRYNQYYAIHRTYNRITTQKKGGIVWHTQGSGKSLTMVWLAKRLLLNNPSRRILIVTDRDELDDQIEQLFKGVEEKIIRTKSGRDLLNRLNSTEGSIICSLVHKFGRRGGEVTDGDYEKFLKEIKDSLPPNFSVKGDFVVFVDECHRTQSGKLHKAMTALMPKAIFVGFTGTPLLKKDKKTSLEVFGSYIHTYKFDEGVRDHVILDLRYEGRDVPQDLRSREKIDEWFDLKTRGMTPVAKAKLKARWANMRTVYSSYDRLKAIANDIILDFAKDARLAEGRGNAILVADSIFTACRFYEIFQALGFKKCAIISSYTPNPGDLRTDTVSLDEDTETFRKYQIYLKMVGVEEGDDTSRIDKKVEAFEKEAKRKFVEEPANMKLLIVVDKLLTGFDAPHCTYLYIDKKMQDHGLFQAICRVNRLDDETKPFGIIIDYKELFDDVTDSMNKYTSGAFEGYDDSDVDGLIKDRATEAERYFNKILEEIETLCEDVKLPKDQSDYIHFFCGENISWLNNPEEFEALARLRERFYSLASSLARAFAELKSQILSLPYTEAEWNEKEKRTNDYVNLRQVIMQASGDFVDLKACEPDMRHLIDNYIAAGDSTKIIEFDDTTLLDIIELCKFDLTAGKKKVRESAAEKIENNIRRKIVDQINVNPAYYNKMSEILDQLIEERKNGLIEYKKLLERYIELAKKVNSSAASEDYPVSVKGSAAKRAIYDNCGNDEKLTNAIYNAVMSSMQADFRNSPVKINKIKRALSEVLDDDAEVDRVYELISKQSEF; the protein is encoded by the coding sequence GGTCGCACGCAAGGCCATCGCCAATTTGCAACATGCGGCGGGCGACCTGCAGCAGGGTTTATATTCTGCGAACAAGACGGTTTACAGTTTGCTGAAGTATTCGCACCCTGTTTCTGATGCGGATGGTGAAAATATCAGCGTCTATTACATTGATTTTGAAAATCCGGCCAACAACCATTTTGCCATTGCCGAAGAGGTGACCGTTAGCAGTTCTTTCGGTTCCAAGCGCCCGGATCTTGTCGTTTATATAAACGGCATTGCGGTTGCGGTGATTGAACTCAAGAAGAGTTCCGTTTCTGTTGCCGATGGTATTCGCCAGAACCTGACGAACCAGAAGCAGGAATTCATCGAGTCGTTCTTTACCACGATTCAGTATTGCCTGGCGGCAAACGAAAGCGAGGGTGTCCGCTACGGGACAATCGCCACGCCAGAGAAGAAGTATTTGACCTGGAAGCAAGAGGCGTTCCGCGAACGCTTGCAAGAACTTGACGACAACGATTTGATTATCGATGATAAGAGTTCGTCGTTTGACGGCGTTCTCTTCGAGAGTCTTTATTCGCTGTTCAACAAGGTCCGCTTCCTAGACTTGATTCATAACTTTATCATTTTTGATAATGGTGTAAAGAAGGTCTGCCGCTACAATCAGTATTACGCAATTCACCGCACGTACAACAGGATTACCACGCAAAAGAAGGGCGGTATTGTATGGCACACGCAGGGTTCGGGCAAATCGCTCACGATGGTCTGGCTTGCCAAGCGCCTGCTGCTGAACAATCCGAGTCGCAGAATTTTGATTGTCACTGACCGCGATGAACTTGACGACCAAATAGAGCAGTTGTTCAAGGGTGTGGAAGAAAAGATTATTCGCACCAAGAGCGGTCGTGATTTGCTGAACCGCTTGAATTCTACCGAAGGTTCTATCATTTGTTCGCTGGTTCACAAGTTTGGTCGCCGTGGCGGTGAAGTTACTGACGGCGATTACGAAAAGTTCTTGAAGGAAATCAAGGATTCGCTGCCACCGAACTTTAGCGTGAAAGGCGATTTCGTTGTATTCGTGGATGAGTGCCACCGCACACAATCGGGCAAGTTGCACAAGGCGATGACGGCTTTGATGCCTAAGGCGATTTTCGTGGGCTTTACCGGCACGCCGCTTTTGAAGAAAGACAAGAAGACGAGTCTGGAAGTTTTCGGAAGTTACATCCACACGTATAAATTCGACGAAGGTGTGCGCGACCACGTGATTCTCGACTTGCGTTACGAAGGTCGCGATGTTCCGCAAGATCTCCGCTCTCGTGAAAAGATTGATGAATGGTTTGATTTGAAAACGCGTGGCATGACGCCTGTCGCGAAGGCAAAACTGAAAGCCCGTTGGGCGAATATGCGCACGGTTTATTCGTCTTACGACCGCCTGAAAGCGATAGCAAACGACATCATCCTTGATTTTGCGAAGGATGCCCGTTTGGCCGAAGGACGCGGGAACGCCATCCTTGTTGCGGATTCCATTTTTACGGCTTGCCGCTTCTACGAAATTTTTCAGGCATTGGGTTTTAAGAAATGCGCTATCATTTCTTCTTACACGCCGAATCCGGGCGACTTGCGTACCGATACGGTTAGCCTCGATGAGGATACGGAAACTTTCAGGAAATACCAGATTTACCTGAAGATGGTCGGAGTCGAAGAAGGCGACGATACATCCCGCATCGACAAGAAGGTGGAAGCTTTTGAAAAAGAAGCCAAACGCAAGTTCGTTGAAGAACCGGCTAACATGAAACTGCTCATTGTAGTCGATAAGCTATTGACTGGTTTTGATGCTCCTCATTGCACATATCTGTATATCGACAAAAAGATGCAGGACCACGGCTTGTTCCAGGCGATTTGTCGCGTGAACCGTTTGGATGACGAAACGAAGCCCTTCGGTATCATTATCGACTACAAGGAACTTTTCGACGATGTGACCGACAGTATGAACAAATACACATCGGGTGCATTCGAAGGCTACGACGACAGCGACGTCGATGGTTTGATTAAGGACCGTGCGACTGAAGCCGAGAGATATTTCAACAAGATTCTTGAAGAAATTGAGACGCTTTGTGAAGACGTGAAGCTACCTAAGGATCAGTCGGACTACATTCACTTTTTCTGTGGCGAAAATATCAGTTGGTTGAACAATCCGGAAGAATTTGAGGCACTTGCCCGCCTGCGTGAACGATTCTATTCGTTGGCGAGTAGTTTGGCGCGCGCGTTTGCCGAGTTGAAATCGCAGATTTTGTCGTTGCCCTATACCGAAGCCGAATGGAACGAAAAAGAAAAGCGTACCAATGATTACGTGAATTTGCGTCAGGTGATTATGCAGGCGAGTGGCGACTTTGTTGATTTGAAAGCTTGTGAACCCGACATGCGCCACCTTATTGACAATTACATTGCCGCTGGCGATTCGACAAAGATTATTGAATTTGACGACACGACCTTGCTGGATATTATTGAACTTTGCAAGTTTGATTTGACTGCTGGCAAGAAGAAGGTTCGCGAAAGCGCTGCCGAAAAAATCGAAAATAACATCCGCCGTAAAATCGTTGACCAGATAAATGTCAACCCTGCGTACTACAACAAAATGTCAGAGATTCTTGACCAGTTGATAGAAGAGCGCAAGAACGGCTTGATTGAATACAAGAAGTTGCTGGAACGCTATATTGAGCTTGCCAAGAAGGTGAATTCCTCGGCTGCAAGCGAAGATTATCCGGTCTCCGTCAAGGGAAGTGCCGCAAAGCGTGCAATTTACGATAACTGTGGAAATGATGAGAAATTGACGAATGCAATTTACAACGCCGTCATGAGTAGCATGCAGGCCGATTTCCGCAACAGCCCGGTGAAAATCAACAAGATTAAGCGCGCTCTTTCCGAGGTCTTGGACGATGATGCAGAAGTTGACCGCGTCTATGAACTCATCAGCAAGCAGAGTGAGTTCTAA
- a CDS encoding AAA family ATPase yields the protein MSVIQIQSITLNNFKNVVHGSVEFKNHVLGVYGQNGSGKTAIINALEFLQCLARGDSLNPKAAHYIFRGQKSSECTFLFNVFENDEIVKTLSYTFSVELNQESGLQVVAEQLVEKVPDKKQTTLIKYEKNNETQWLTPAADWKAITTNKDYAIKLGVLKELAGKERRSFIFSNDFSKIARESQLVDIERINTIELLKHFAKENLFVIRNNGNGPFNLDFSFPFNFKHKEKENLSYGTIQLSLTSPTVTDKPTFSIINNTFTELNIVLQEIVPGLKVVVQNEGPQQTPDGKEGVRFELLSQRDDNPAIPLLFESEGIKKIISILSLLISVYNNPSTFLAVDELDAGVFEFLLGEILEIIEEKANGKLLFTSHNLRPLEMIKKESLIFTTTNPENRYTRLSGLQTNNNPRSVYLRSISLGGQKDPIYQETNHFKIARAFRKAGKIVNGKN from the coding sequence ATGTCAGTCATACAGATACAGTCCATTACGCTAAACAACTTCAAAAACGTGGTCCATGGTTCCGTTGAATTCAAGAACCACGTTCTGGGCGTTTATGGTCAAAATGGTTCCGGCAAAACGGCGATTATCAATGCTCTTGAATTTTTGCAATGTCTCGCCAGAGGGGACTCCCTGAACCCGAAAGCAGCTCACTATATCTTTCGTGGGCAAAAGTCCTCCGAATGCACGTTCCTGTTCAATGTTTTTGAAAATGATGAAATAGTCAAAACACTAAGCTACACCTTTTCTGTAGAATTAAACCAAGAGAGTGGCTTGCAGGTTGTAGCAGAACAGCTAGTCGAAAAAGTTCCTGACAAAAAGCAAACGACTCTTATCAAGTATGAAAAGAACAACGAAACGCAATGGTTGACTCCGGCCGCAGACTGGAAAGCAATTACAACCAATAAAGATTACGCCATCAAGCTCGGCGTTCTTAAAGAACTCGCCGGCAAAGAAAGGCGGTCGTTTATTTTTTCAAACGACTTTTCCAAAATTGCCAGAGAGTCGCAGCTTGTCGATATTGAACGAATTAACACAATTGAGCTACTGAAACATTTTGCTAAAGAAAATCTCTTTGTCATCAGGAACAATGGCAACGGTCCTTTCAATCTTGATTTCTCATTTCCGTTCAACTTCAAACATAAGGAAAAAGAAAATCTTTCGTACGGAACTATCCAGCTGTCTCTAACTAGCCCGACTGTTACCGACAAACCGACATTCAGCATTATCAATAACACCTTCACCGAGTTAAATATCGTTCTTCAAGAAATTGTTCCCGGATTGAAGGTTGTTGTGCAAAACGAAGGTCCGCAACAGACTCCCGATGGAAAAGAAGGCGTCCGCTTCGAGTTGCTCTCCCAAAGGGATGACAATCCCGCCATTCCGCTCTTGTTTGAATCCGAGGGCATCAAAAAGATTATCTCTATCCTTAGTCTGCTCATCTCAGTTTATAACAATCCCTCGACATTCCTAGCCGTTGATGAACTGGATGCGGGTGTTTTCGAATTTCTGTTGGGTGAAATTCTCGAGATTATCGAGGAGAAGGCGAATGGCAAACTGCTGTTCACCTCACACAACCTGCGCCCCTTGGAAATGATCAAGAAGGAATCCCTAATTTTCACGACGACGAACCCCGAAAATCGTTACACACGACTTTCCGGATTACAAACGAACAACAATCCGCGCAGCGTTTATCTGAGAAGCATCAGCCTCGGCGGACAAAAAGACCCCATTTATCAGGAAACTAACCACTTCAAGATTGCCAGAGCGTTCAGAAAGGCGGGGAAAATCGTCAATGGGAAAAACTAA
- a CDS encoding polysaccharide lyase, with protein MSAKIRNTFSVAMFVIAVASIAPAAFAQTAADTVSFVNFENREVGVYGNAEAKEDFKRNDYDKSWWYAMDKNNGENSKIVYDGEEHGNVLQLKYPKGCVGPNDNDTPACAGQIIQPLVKTADTMWSAYDIFFEDGFEFQLGGKLPGLCGGKCYTGNAMPETGDGWSARIMWRKDGNAVQLIYFMGQESVYGDDFKWDLNGTIPQKKFTTGTWHRIVNKVSMNTIASPGNGDKNGRIQTWFDGELALDVDTLRLRDYDTVKVDKFYLSTFHGGSSAEWAPTHDCFIRYDNFTVSTDSIAVTASATTADSSARDTSGVERIWTQAQDRVTIAPVETYRIDGTLVGRKNTHPDATTHQLKNGKRVKVVR; from the coding sequence ATGAGCGCAAAAATTCGTAACACCTTTTCTGTGGCGATGTTCGTCATTGCGGTCGCCTCGATTGCCCCGGCCGCATTTGCACAGACGGCGGCTGACACCGTCTCGTTCGTAAACTTCGAGAACCGCGAAGTCGGCGTGTACGGCAATGCTGAGGCCAAGGAAGACTTCAAGCGCAACGATTACGACAAAAGCTGGTGGTACGCCATGGACAAGAATAATGGCGAAAACTCCAAGATCGTTTACGACGGCGAGGAACACGGCAACGTACTGCAACTCAAGTACCCCAAGGGCTGCGTAGGCCCGAACGACAACGACACGCCCGCCTGCGCTGGGCAAATCATCCAGCCCCTCGTGAAAACCGCCGACACCATGTGGAGCGCCTACGACATATTTTTTGAAGACGGATTCGAGTTCCAGCTGGGCGGCAAGCTCCCCGGCCTATGCGGCGGCAAGTGCTACACCGGCAACGCCATGCCCGAAACCGGCGACGGCTGGAGTGCGCGCATCATGTGGCGCAAAGACGGCAACGCCGTGCAGCTCATCTACTTTATGGGGCAAGAGTCCGTATACGGTGACGACTTCAAGTGGGACCTGAACGGCACCATTCCGCAAAAAAAATTCACCACCGGTACCTGGCACCGCATTGTGAACAAGGTAAGCATGAATACCATTGCCTCTCCCGGCAACGGCGACAAGAACGGACGCATACAGACATGGTTTGATGGAGAACTCGCGCTGGATGTAGATACCCTCAGGCTCCGCGACTACGACACCGTGAAGGTCGACAAGTTCTACCTTTCCACATTCCACGGCGGAAGCAGCGCCGAATGGGCCCCCACCCACGACTGCTTTATCCGCTACGACAACTTCACCGTATCGACGGATTCCATCGCCGTGACGGCAAGCGCGACCACTGCGGACTCAAGCGCCCGCGATACCAGCGGCGTCGAGCGAATTTGGACGCAGGCACAAGACCGCGTCACCATCGCCCCCGTTGAAACCTACCGCATCGACGGTACTCTCGTTGGCCGCAAGAACACCCACCCCGACGCCACCACGCACCAGCTCAAGAACGGGAAACGGGTGAAGGTTGTGAGGTAG